One window of Drosophila busckii strain San Diego stock center, stock number 13000-0081.31 chromosome 3L, ASM1175060v1, whole genome shotgun sequence genomic DNA carries:
- the LOC108599413 gene encoding circadian clock-controlled protein isoform X2 — protein sequence MRKLLMNLLVLLALATSLVRGDEDFLREPHYIKECKIADKDFVNCSTQSIQQLFDKLNDGIPGLTSIKSFDPFHLNRIRISQGNSNAINLKVELANVKIIGFGHTKVLESLVFKKDYSWKTTFVLPVMKLHGNYSLFGRILLIPLNGRGQVFLDADNMTITMHTKTRLYSKGGFTFYNVTNCRVDFKMDGLRSYFSNLFNGNKQLEDSTNKFFNDNWRMLADALYTVITQTVEDILLDVLKKIFHFIPANFFVNDIPTPEQLYGKVKPKPK from the exons ATGAGGAAGCTCTTGATGAACTTGTTGGTTCTGCTGGCATTGGCCACTTCGCTAGTTCGAGGCGATGAAGATTTTCTAAGAGAGCCGC ATTACATCAAAGAATGTAAAATTGCCGACAAAGATTTCGTCAATTGCTCCACCCAAAGCATACAGCAGCTCTTCGATAAACTCAACGATG GCATACCGGGTCTGACGAGCATCAAGAGCTTTGATCCCTTCCATTTGAATCGCATTCGCATCTCGCAGGGCAACAGCAATGCGATTAATCTGAAAGTCGAGCTGGCCAATGTCAAAATCATTGGCTTCGGTCATACCAAAGTGCTTGAGAGTCT tgtatttaaaaagGATTATAGCTGGAAGACCACATTCGTGCTGCCAGTGATGAAGCTTCATGGCAATTACAGTTTATTCGGACGCATATTGCTCATACCGCTAAATGGGCGTGGTCAAGTATTTCTCGATGCAG ATAACATGACTATAACTATGCATACCAAGACGCGTTTGTACTCCAAGGGCGGATTCACATTTTACAATGTCACCAATTGTCGCGTGGACTTCAAAATGGACGGTCTGCGATCCTATTTCTCCAATCTTTTCAATGGCAACAAGCAATTGG AGGACAGCACAAATAAATTCTTCAATGACAATTGGCGCATGCTGGCCGATGCTTTATACACAGTAATTACGCAAACCGTGGAGGATATTCTGCTGGATGTGCTAAAGAAAATCTTTCACTTTATACCCGCCAATTTCTTTGTCAACGATATACCAACACCCGAGCAACTCTATGGCAAAGTAAAGCCTAAGCCAAAGTAG
- the LOC108599413 gene encoding circadian clock-controlled protein isoform X1 — translation MRKLLMNLLVLLALATSLVRGDEDFLREPPDYIKECKIADKDFVNCSTQSIQQLFDKLNDGIPGLTSIKSFDPFHLNRIRISQGNSNAINLKVELANVKIIGFGHTKVLESLVFKKDYSWKTTFVLPVMKLHGNYSLFGRILLIPLNGRGQVFLDADNMTITMHTKTRLYSKGGFTFYNVTNCRVDFKMDGLRSYFSNLFNGNKQLEDSTNKFFNDNWRMLADALYTVITQTVEDILLDVLKKIFHFIPANFFVNDIPTPEQLYGKVKPKPK, via the exons ATGAGGAAGCTCTTGATGAACTTGTTGGTTCTGCTGGCATTGGCCACTTCGCTAGTTCGAGGCGATGAAGATTTTCTAAGAGAGCCGC CAGATTACATCAAAGAATGTAAAATTGCCGACAAAGATTTCGTCAATTGCTCCACCCAAAGCATACAGCAGCTCTTCGATAAACTCAACGATG GCATACCGGGTCTGACGAGCATCAAGAGCTTTGATCCCTTCCATTTGAATCGCATTCGCATCTCGCAGGGCAACAGCAATGCGATTAATCTGAAAGTCGAGCTGGCCAATGTCAAAATCATTGGCTTCGGTCATACCAAAGTGCTTGAGAGTCT tgtatttaaaaagGATTATAGCTGGAAGACCACATTCGTGCTGCCAGTGATGAAGCTTCATGGCAATTACAGTTTATTCGGACGCATATTGCTCATACCGCTAAATGGGCGTGGTCAAGTATTTCTCGATGCAG ATAACATGACTATAACTATGCATACCAAGACGCGTTTGTACTCCAAGGGCGGATTCACATTTTACAATGTCACCAATTGTCGCGTGGACTTCAAAATGGACGGTCTGCGATCCTATTTCTCCAATCTTTTCAATGGCAACAAGCAATTGG AGGACAGCACAAATAAATTCTTCAATGACAATTGGCGCATGCTGGCCGATGCTTTATACACAGTAATTACGCAAACCGTGGAGGATATTCTGCTGGATGTGCTAAAGAAAATCTTTCACTTTATACCCGCCAATTTCTTTGTCAACGATATACCAACACCCGAGCAACTCTATGGCAAAGTAAAGCCTAAGCCAAAGTAG
- the LOC108598032 gene encoding uncharacterized protein LOC108598032, protein MRALLNLIFILLISLPLICSWRSFKILMTRFDYEANPKFIDVKIELKNTSDTSMNVVLNTYETVDNLELSATVGLLTDKGNYMTFMNRTTNFCKLLKHLGSDPLVRVVWQDLVRHGKMFKECPIIKGQYTLQDYRVDEELLPSFLPETSFKFSLGLNTSKHELIFNGVLYGRVDKSKGFNNLKSFSLG, encoded by the exons ATGCGTGCActgcttaacttaatttttatattgctaaTAAGCTTGCCACTCATATGCAGCTGG CGTTCGTTTAAGATTCTAATGACACGCTTCGACTATGAGGCCAATCCCAAGTTTATTGATGTAAAGATAGAGCTGAAAAATACAAGCGATACCAGCATGAATGTGGTGCTCAACACCTATGAGACTGTCGACAATTTGGAGCTGTCTGCCACGGTTGGTTTGCTCACGGACAAGGGCAATTACATGACTTTTATGAATCGCACcacaaacttttgcaaattgctgAAGCACTTGGGCTCGGATCCTTTGGTGCGCGTGGTCTGGCAGGATCTGGTGCGTCATGGCAAGATGTTTAAGGAGTGCCCCATCATCAAAGGGCAGTATACGCTGCAGGATTATCGCGTGGATGAGGAGCTGCTGCCCAGCTTTCTGCCCGAGACCAGCTTCAAGTTTAGCCTGGGCTTGAACACATCGAAGCACGAGTTGATTTTTAATGGCGTGCTCTATGGGCGCGTGGACAAGTCCAAGGGCTTTAACAACTTAAAAAGCTTTAGCCTGGGTTAG
- the LOC108599369 gene encoding uncharacterized protein LOC108599369, which translates to MWWQILTLLQILLALSPGSYAEKMLRPKFKEIKTWSEEKWVSHKVTYDNADPHLNFSMEVHQELHDVDIHVEVRITNKLDPYYSSSLNSTINICRLLNYANKSPVGRFVHGFIREFGSIVENCPIAKGSYFINKFWWPEDPTIAILPEVEFDIRFEAQLLDANKKRTMLMNDHIHGDFIVQDVNNLKPGIFAMLPKNR; encoded by the exons ATGTGGTGGCAGATTCTAACGCTGCTGCAGATACTTTTGGCGCTCAGCCCAGGCAGCTATGCAGAG AAAATGCTGCGGCCCAAGTTCAAGGAAATCAAAACTTGGAGCGAGGAGAAATGGGTTAGCCACAAGGTCACCTACGACAATGCCGATCCGCATTTGAACTTCTCCATGGAGGTACATCAGGAGCTGCATGACGTCGACATACATGTGGAGGTGCGCATTACCAACAAACTGGATCCCTACTACAGCTCCTCGCTGAACAGCACCATCAATATTTGCCGTCTACTCAACTATGCCAACAAATCGCCTGTGGGCCGCTTTGTTCACGGCTTTATACGCGAGTTTGGCAGCATCGTTGAGAACTGTCCCATTGCCAAG GGCTCGTACTTCATCAACAAGTTCTGGTGGCCAGAGGATCCAACCATTGCAATACTGCCCGAGGTGGAGTTCGATATACGCTTCGAGGCGCAGCTGCTGGATGCGAACAAGAAGCGCACCATGCTAATGAACGATCACATCCATGGCGATTTCATTGTCCAGGACGTCAACAATCTAAAGCCGGGCATTTTCGCTATGCTGCCCAAGAATCGCTAA